Proteins co-encoded in one Aquincola tertiaricarbonis genomic window:
- a CDS encoding MaoC family dehydratase, which yields MSEGPSAAVPADKRYYWEDFPVGRVRQFGAKRVMHDEIIDFARQFDPQPFHLSDEGAARSLFGRLCASGWHTCAMVMRMMCDEYVLDSSSLGSPGIENLRWLKPVYVDDVLSVRLEVLEARPMASKPHVGLVRSRWEARNQHGEPVLTMEGWAMFGRRAALEAAGA from the coding sequence ATGAGCGAGGGACCCAGCGCAGCCGTGCCGGCCGACAAGCGCTACTACTGGGAAGACTTTCCGGTGGGCCGCGTGCGCCAGTTCGGCGCCAAGCGGGTGATGCACGACGAGATCATCGATTTCGCGCGGCAGTTCGACCCGCAGCCCTTCCACCTCAGCGACGAAGGCGCGGCCCGGTCGCTGTTTGGCCGGCTGTGCGCCAGCGGCTGGCACACCTGCGCGATGGTGATGCGCATGATGTGCGACGAGTACGTGCTGGACAGCAGCAGCCTGGGCTCGCCCGGCATCGAGAACCTGCGCTGGCTCAAGCCGGTGTACGTGGACGACGTGCTGAGCGTGCGCCTGGAAGTGCTGGAAGCCCGCCCCATGGCCAGCAAGCCGCATGTGGGCCTGGTGCGCTCCCGCTGGGAGGCGCGCAACCAGCACGGCGAGCCCGTGCTGACCATGGAAGGCTGGGCGATGTTCGGGCGCCGAGCTGCGTTGGAGGCAGCAGGCGCCTAG
- a CDS encoding LapA family protein codes for MSRTLLVLAVLVLTGGFALLNWTAFATPTPLYLGFTTVEAPLGLIMLCLVALLSVVFVIWAISLQATLLMEQRRLNKDLQAQRQLADTAEASRFTELRSFIAAETLRIAQSSEQTRAALVQRMEQLEDRQRLAFEQNANAIAATLGELEDRLERGQPAGGMALTADRSRF; via the coding sequence ATGAGTCGCACATTGCTCGTGCTGGCCGTGCTGGTGCTCACCGGCGGCTTTGCGCTGTTGAACTGGACGGCTTTTGCCACCCCCACGCCGCTGTACCTGGGCTTCACCACGGTGGAAGCACCGCTGGGCCTGATCATGCTGTGCCTGGTGGCCCTGCTGAGCGTGGTGTTCGTGATCTGGGCCATCTCGCTGCAGGCCACGCTGCTGATGGAACAGCGCCGCCTGAACAAGGACCTGCAGGCCCAGCGCCAGCTGGCCGACACCGCCGAAGCCTCGCGCTTCACCGAGCTGCGCAGCTTCATTGCGGCCGAGACGCTGCGCATCGCGCAATCGAGCGAGCAAACCCGCGCCGCCCTGGTACAGCGCATGGAACAGCTGGAAGACCGCCAGCGCCTGGCCTTCGAGCAGAACGCCAATGCGATCGCGGCGACCCTGGGCGAGCTGGAAGACCGGCTGGAACGGGGCCAGCCCGCCGGCGGCATGGCCCTGACGGCCGACCGCTCCCGTTTCTAA
- a CDS encoding D-amino acid dehydrogenase: MKVIVLGAGVTGVTSAWFLQQACHDVTLIDRQPGAGLETSFANGGQISVSHAEPWANPGAPMKVLKWLAREDAPLLFRLRPDAQQWLWGLQFLRECTPARTRHNIRQIVNLGLYSRSTLQQLRGQLNLPYDHLTKGILHFYTSQQEFDAAQEPARVMREHGCELDMKTADECVQIEPALAQCRDRIVGGSMTPSDESGDAHAFTQGLARHAQAAGVRFLNNTRIVGLERDGDRLQAVQVADADGVVRRESADAFVLCMGSYSAAFARQLGITLRIYPAKGYSVTLPVIDPAHSYNVSLTDDEYKLVFSRLGDRLRIAGTAELNGYDTALNLVRCEAIVRRTRELFPQMTDGQGARFWTGLRPATPSNVPYIGRSKIGNLFLNTGHGTLGWTHSCGSGRAIADIVSGRVPELDFAFCGLPKTGLEGQLAAA; encoded by the coding sequence ATGAAAGTCATCGTCCTGGGCGCCGGTGTCACCGGCGTCACTTCCGCCTGGTTCCTGCAGCAAGCCTGCCACGACGTCACCCTGATCGACCGCCAGCCGGGCGCCGGCCTGGAAACCAGCTTCGCCAACGGCGGGCAGATCTCCGTCTCGCACGCCGAGCCGTGGGCCAACCCCGGCGCGCCGATGAAGGTGCTCAAGTGGCTGGCGCGTGAAGACGCACCGCTGCTGTTCCGACTGCGGCCCGATGCGCAGCAATGGCTGTGGGGCCTGCAGTTCCTGCGCGAATGCACGCCGGCCCGCACCCGCCACAACATCCGCCAGATCGTCAACCTGGGCCTGTACAGCCGCAGCACGCTGCAGCAGCTGCGCGGCCAGCTCAACCTGCCCTACGACCATCTCACCAAGGGCATCCTGCACTTCTACACCAGCCAGCAGGAGTTCGATGCCGCGCAGGAGCCGGCCCGCGTGATGCGCGAACACGGCTGCGAGCTGGACATGAAGACGGCCGACGAATGCGTGCAGATCGAGCCGGCGCTGGCCCAGTGCCGTGACCGCATCGTCGGCGGCAGCATGACGCCCAGCGACGAGTCGGGCGACGCCCACGCCTTCACCCAGGGGCTGGCGCGGCATGCGCAGGCCGCCGGGGTGCGCTTTCTCAACAACACCCGCATCGTGGGTCTGGAGCGCGACGGCGACCGGCTGCAGGCGGTGCAGGTGGCCGATGCCGACGGCGTGGTGCGGCGCGAGTCGGCCGACGCCTTCGTGCTGTGCATGGGTTCGTACAGCGCGGCCTTCGCGCGGCAGCTGGGCATCACGCTGCGCATCTACCCGGCCAAGGGCTACTCGGTCACGCTGCCGGTGATCGACCCGGCCCATTCGTACAACGTCTCGCTCACCGACGACGAGTACAAGCTGGTGTTCTCGCGCCTGGGTGACCGGCTGCGCATCGCCGGCACGGCCGAGCTGAACGGCTACGACACCGCGCTCAACCTAGTGCGCTGCGAAGCCATCGTGCGCCGCACGCGCGAGCTGTTCCCGCAGATGACCGACGGCCAGGGCGCCCGTTTCTGGACCGGGCTGCGCCCGGCCACGCCGTCCAACGTGCCCTACATCGGCCGCTCGAAGATCGGCAACCTGTTCCTCAACACCGGCCACGGCACGCTGGGCTGGACGCATTCGTGCGGCTCCGGCCGCGCGATCGCCGACATCGTCAGCGGCCGCGTGCCCGAGCTGGACTTCGCCTTCTGCGGCCTGCCGAAGACCGGCCTCGAAGGTCAGCTGGCTGCAGCTTGA
- a CDS encoding Bcr/CflA family multidrug efflux MFS transporter translates to MSTSTAGALPAARAPLSLILVLGGLAAFAPLSIDLYLPAFPAIAADLGVPAGQVQYTLAAYFLGMALGQAVHGPLADRFGRKPPLYAGLALYLLASIGCALATDVAVLTALRFVQALGGCVCMVVPLAMVRDQFDPQTSARVLSRLMLVMGMAPMLAPLAGSAVLAAAGWRMMFWILAACGAAGLLACALVLPESLPPARRRPTSPLKALRTYAGLGRDRRFLGHALAMGLGSAGMFAYIAASPFVLIQLHGLSPQAYSLVFGANALGLVAASQLNHRWLKQLAAPVLLQRALWWTAAAGLLVLAVALLAGHWPAVALPGTLLGLFLFVGSLGFVNANAAAGAMAHQGHQAGSASALMGTLQFTLASLAGAAVGLLNDGSALPMGLAMALAGVLALLCYRTFGRD, encoded by the coding sequence ATGTCCACATCCACCGCCGGCGCGCTGCCGGCCGCCCGGGCGCCGCTGTCGCTCATCCTCGTGCTGGGCGGGCTGGCCGCCTTTGCGCCGCTGTCCATCGACCTGTACCTGCCCGCGTTCCCGGCCATCGCGGCCGACCTGGGCGTGCCGGCCGGCCAGGTGCAGTACACGCTGGCAGCCTACTTCCTGGGCATGGCACTGGGCCAGGCGGTGCACGGCCCGCTGGCCGACCGTTTCGGCCGCAAGCCACCGCTGTATGCCGGGCTGGCGCTGTACCTGCTCGCCTCCATCGGCTGCGCGCTGGCCACCGACGTGGCGGTGCTCACCGCGCTGCGCTTCGTGCAGGCGCTGGGCGGCTGCGTGTGCATGGTGGTGCCGCTGGCGATGGTGCGCGACCAGTTCGACCCGCAGACATCCGCCCGTGTGCTTTCGCGGCTGATGCTGGTGATGGGCATGGCGCCGATGCTGGCGCCGCTGGCCGGCTCGGCGGTACTGGCCGCCGCCGGCTGGCGGATGATGTTCTGGATCCTCGCCGCCTGCGGCGCAGCCGGCCTGCTGGCCTGCGCGCTGGTGCTGCCTGAATCGCTGCCGCCGGCTCGCCGCCGCCCCACTTCACCCCTGAAGGCGCTGCGCACCTATGCGGGCCTGGGCCGCGACCGCCGCTTCCTGGGCCATGCGCTGGCCATGGGGCTGGGCAGCGCGGGCATGTTCGCCTACATCGCGGCGTCGCCCTTCGTGCTGATCCAGCTGCACGGGCTGTCGCCGCAGGCCTACAGCCTGGTGTTCGGTGCCAATGCGCTCGGGCTGGTGGCGGCCTCGCAGCTCAACCACCGCTGGCTGAAGCAGCTGGCCGCGCCGGTGCTGCTGCAACGTGCGCTGTGGTGGACCGCCGCGGCCGGCCTGCTGGTGCTGGCGGTGGCCTTGCTGGCCGGCCACTGGCCGGCGGTGGCGCTGCCGGGCACGCTGCTGGGGCTGTTCCTCTTCGTCGGCTCGCTGGGCTTCGTCAATGCCAATGCAGCCGCGGGCGCGATGGCACACCAGGGCCACCAGGCCGGCAGCGCCTCGGCGCTGATGGGCACGCTGCAGTTCACGCTGGCCAGCCTGGCCGGGGCCGCCGTCGGCCTGCTGAACGACGGCAGCGCCCTGCCCATGGGCTTGGCGATGGCGCTGGCCGGCGTGTTGGCGCTGCTGTGCTACCGCACCTTCGGGCGCGACTGA
- a CDS encoding MarR family winged helix-turn-helix transcriptional regulator yields the protein MPAPRPEDDLLQPVIDVFNGYRGWMQRVLDEQGIAASPLDLWLMAVVAEGEGCSQQQLAQVTGRDKAQVTRMAARLVEAGLLQRAPDAADGRRWRLTLTDAGKAAHRQMQRQRKRLAATLAADLSAEEQATLTRLLGRMAARLPSAD from the coding sequence ATGCCCGCCCCCCGCCCGGAAGACGATCTGCTGCAGCCGGTGATCGACGTGTTCAACGGCTACCGAGGCTGGATGCAGCGGGTGCTGGACGAGCAGGGCATTGCCGCCAGCCCGCTGGACCTGTGGCTGATGGCCGTGGTGGCCGAGGGCGAGGGCTGCTCGCAGCAACAGCTGGCGCAGGTGACCGGGCGCGACAAGGCGCAGGTCACCCGCATGGCCGCGCGGCTGGTGGAGGCCGGGCTGCTGCAGCGCGCGCCCGACGCGGCGGACGGCCGCCGCTGGCGCCTCACGCTCACCGACGCCGGCAAGGCCGCGCACCGCCAGATGCAGCGCCAGCGCAAGCGCCTGGCGGCCACGCTGGCGGCCGACCTCAGCGCCGAGGAGCAGGCCACGCTGACGCGCCTGCTGGGCCGGATGGCGGCGCGGCTGCCAAGCGCTGATTGA
- a CDS encoding SDR family NAD(P)-dependent oxidoreductase, translating into MTTVLVTGASAGFGLAIAQRFLADGAHVIAAARRLDRLQALAEQHPGRVLPLALDVTDRPAAAAALAALPAPFAEVDVLVNNAGLALGLSPAHQADIDDWERMIATNCAGLVNVTRAIVPGMVARGRGTVINIGSIAGEVPYPGGNVYGATKAFVHQFTHNLNADLIGTGVRASCVEPGLVGGTEFSNVRFHGDDQKAASVYAGTQPLTAEDIADTVHWLASRPPHVTINAISMMPNCQSFGPLQIKRGQA; encoded by the coding sequence ATGACCACCGTTCTCGTCACCGGCGCCAGCGCCGGCTTCGGACTTGCCATCGCCCAGCGCTTTCTGGCCGATGGCGCCCATGTCATTGCTGCCGCGCGCCGGCTGGACCGGCTGCAGGCGCTGGCCGAGCAGCACCCCGGCCGCGTGCTGCCGCTGGCACTGGACGTGACCGATCGCCCGGCCGCCGCCGCGGCGCTGGCCGCCCTGCCCGCCCCGTTCGCCGAGGTGGACGTGCTGGTCAACAACGCCGGGCTGGCGCTGGGCCTGTCGCCGGCCCACCAGGCCGACATCGACGACTGGGAGCGCATGATCGCCACCAACTGCGCGGGCCTGGTCAACGTCACCCGGGCCATCGTGCCGGGCATGGTGGCCCGGGGCCGCGGCACGGTCATCAACATCGGCTCCATCGCCGGTGAGGTGCCCTACCCCGGCGGCAATGTGTACGGCGCCACCAAGGCCTTCGTGCACCAGTTCACCCACAACCTGAATGCCGACCTGATCGGCACCGGCGTGCGGGCCAGCTGCGTGGAGCCGGGCCTGGTGGGCGGCACCGAGTTTTCCAACGTGCGCTTCCATGGCGACGACCAGAAGGCCGCCAGCGTGTACGCCGGCACCCAGCCGCTGACGGCCGAGGACATTGCCGACACCGTGCACTGGCTGGCCAGCCGGCCGCCGCACGTCACCATCAACGCGATCTCGATGATGCCCAACTGCCAGTCGTTCGGGCCGCTGCAGATCAAACGAGGCCAAGCCTGA
- the serA gene encoding phosphoglycerate dehydrogenase, with translation MTQRLSVAKDKLKFVLLEGIHATAVDALQADGYTQIVTSPKALTGDALVEAIHDAHFLGIRSRTQLTAEVLQQAPKLAAVGCFCIGTNQVDLAAAMHLGIPVFNAPFSNTRSVAELVLAEVIMLMRGIPQKNALQHRGGWDKSAAGSYEVRGKTLGIVGYGHIGTQIGVLAEQLGMRVIFHDIEAKLTLGNASQVASLDELLAGADVVTLHVPELPSTVNLIGAEQLAKMKPGAHLINASRGTVVDIDALADALERKHIGGAAIDVFPVEPKGNDAVFESPLTRFENVLLTPHIGGSTAEAQANIGREVAAKLIRYSNNGSTVSAVNFPEVALPEHTGRSRLLHIHRNVPGVLAHVNERFSQAGINIAAQYLRTNDDVGYVVIDVDSTTSDAALSQLCGVPGTIRCRVLY, from the coding sequence ATGACACAGCGCCTTTCCGTCGCCAAGGACAAGCTCAAGTTCGTGCTGCTCGAAGGCATCCACGCCACCGCGGTGGATGCGCTGCAGGCCGACGGCTACACGCAGATCGTCACCTCGCCCAAGGCCTTGACGGGCGACGCGCTGGTCGAAGCCATCCACGACGCGCACTTCCTGGGCATCCGCTCGCGCACCCAGCTCACGGCTGAGGTGCTGCAGCAGGCGCCCAAGCTGGCGGCGGTGGGCTGCTTTTGCATCGGCACCAACCAGGTCGACCTAGCGGCGGCCATGCACCTGGGCATCCCGGTGTTCAACGCGCCGTTCAGCAACACCCGCAGCGTGGCCGAGCTGGTGCTGGCCGAGGTCATCATGCTGATGCGTGGCATTCCGCAGAAGAACGCGCTGCAGCACCGCGGTGGCTGGGACAAGAGCGCCGCCGGCTCCTACGAGGTGCGTGGCAAGACGCTGGGCATCGTGGGCTACGGCCACATCGGCACCCAGATCGGCGTGCTGGCCGAGCAGCTGGGCATGCGGGTCATCTTCCACGACATCGAGGCCAAGCTGACGCTGGGCAACGCCAGCCAGGTGGCGTCGCTGGACGAGCTGCTGGCGGGTGCCGACGTGGTCACGCTGCACGTGCCCGAGCTGCCTTCCACCGTCAACCTGATCGGCGCCGAGCAGCTGGCGAAGATGAAGCCGGGCGCGCACCTGATCAATGCCTCGCGCGGTACGGTGGTGGACATCGATGCGCTGGCCGACGCGCTGGAGCGCAAGCACATCGGCGGCGCCGCCATCGACGTGTTCCCGGTCGAGCCCAAGGGCAACGACGCGGTGTTCGAGTCGCCGCTCACGCGCTTCGAGAACGTGCTGCTGACACCGCACATCGGCGGCAGCACCGCCGAGGCGCAGGCCAACATCGGCCGCGAAGTGGCGGCCAAGCTCATCCGCTACAGCAACAACGGCTCCACGGTGTCGGCGGTCAACTTCCCCGAGGTGGCGCTGCCCGAGCACACCGGCCGCAGCCGCCTGCTGCACATCCACCGCAACGTGCCGGGCGTGCTGGCGCACGTGAACGAGCGCTTCTCGCAGGCCGGCATCAACATCGCCGCGCAGTACCTGCGCACCAACGACGACGTGGGCTATGTGGTGATCGACGTCGACAGCACCACCAGCGACGCCGCGCTGTCGCAACTGTGCGGCGTGCCCGGCACGATCCGCTGCCGAGTCCTCTACTGA
- a CDS encoding IclR family transcriptional regulator, which translates to MPRKAATASLADQHAAPGGAAAVDRALSLLGCFRAGEAGLSLAELAERSQLYKSTALRLLASLAHAQLVARSADGRYALGPGVARLHAVYLSSFSLQALVLPVLQQLVAHTQESAAFHVRQGDQRLCLYRVDSPQVLRDHTKAGDLLPLDKGVGGRVLLAFAGQRGRVYEQIRREGVCALSGDRTAELSGISAPVFGASGELVGALTLTMPTPRYRPATQRPAVQAAAAQLSAALGYVED; encoded by the coding sequence ATGCCCCGCAAAGCCGCCACCGCCTCCCTGGCCGACCAGCATGCCGCCCCCGGCGGCGCTGCCGCGGTCGATCGCGCACTGTCGCTGCTGGGCTGCTTTCGGGCGGGGGAGGCGGGGCTCTCGCTGGCCGAGCTGGCCGAACGCAGCCAGCTCTACAAGAGCACCGCGCTGCGGCTGCTGGCTTCGCTGGCGCATGCGCAGCTGGTGGCGCGCAGCGCCGATGGCCGCTATGCGCTGGGCCCCGGCGTGGCGCGGCTGCATGCGGTGTACCTGTCGTCGTTCTCGCTGCAGGCGCTGGTGCTGCCGGTGCTGCAGCAGCTGGTGGCGCACACCCAGGAAAGCGCGGCCTTCCACGTGCGGCAGGGCGACCAGCGCCTGTGCCTGTACCGGGTGGATTCACCGCAGGTGCTGCGCGACCACACCAAGGCCGGCGACCTGCTGCCGCTGGACAAGGGCGTCGGCGGGCGGGTGCTGCTGGCCTTTGCCGGCCAGCGCGGCCGGGTGTATGAACAGATCCGCCGTGAAGGCGTGTGCGCGCTGTCGGGCGACCGCACGGCCGAGCTGTCGGGGATCTCGGCGCCGGTGTTCGGCGCCTCGGGTGAGCTGGTGGGCGCGCTCACGCTCACCATGCCCACGCCGCGCTACCGGCCGGCCACGCAGCGGCCGGCGGTGCAGGCAGCGGCAGCGCAGCTCAGTGCTGCGCTGGGGTATGTGGAAGACTGA
- a CDS encoding gamma carbonic anhydrase family protein: MGVYQLDDLTPRIADTAWVADSAQVIGNVELGDNASVWFGAVVRGDQPEPVRIGANSNVQEGCVLHADPGKPLTIGENVTVGHMVMLHGCTIGDGSLVGIGAVVLNGARIGKHCLVGAGSLVTEGKEFPDGSMILGSPAKVVRELSPEQIAGLQRSASHYVGNGQRFARGLKKVG; this comes from the coding sequence ATGGGCGTGTATCAACTGGACGACCTGACCCCCCGCATCGCCGACACCGCCTGGGTGGCCGACAGTGCCCAGGTCATCGGCAACGTGGAGCTGGGCGACAACGCCAGCGTGTGGTTCGGCGCCGTGGTGCGCGGCGACCAGCCCGAGCCGGTGCGCATCGGCGCCAACAGCAACGTGCAGGAAGGCTGCGTGCTGCATGCCGACCCCGGCAAGCCGCTGACCATCGGCGAGAACGTGACCGTCGGCCACATGGTGATGCTGCACGGCTGCACCATCGGCGATGGCTCGCTGGTGGGCATCGGCGCGGTGGTGCTCAACGGCGCGCGCATCGGCAAGCACTGCCTGGTAGGCGCCGGCTCGCTGGTCACCGAAGGCAAGGAATTTCCCGACGGCTCGATGATCCTCGGCAGCCCCGCCAAGGTGGTGCGCGAGCTTTCGCCCGAGCAGATCGCCGGCCTGCAACGCAGCGCCTCGCACTACGTGGGCAACGGCCAGCGCTTTGCGCGCGGCCTGAAGAAGGTGGGTTGA
- a CDS encoding flavin reductase family protein — protein MAALPDHIHSYEPRLGHGLPHDPFNAIVGPRPIGWVATHDEAGRLNLAPYSFFNAFNYTPPIVGFSSIGYKDSVRNAERTRLFTWNLATRPLAEAMNATCAAVPPEVSEFELAGLTPRASTLISVPHVAESPVNFECKVTQIVRLQTVDATPVDTWLVLGEVVAVHIDKSLLVGGVYDTAAARPILRGGGPADYFEITPEALFKMRRPK, from the coding sequence ATGGCTGCGCTGCCCGACCACATCCACAGCTACGAGCCGCGGCTGGGCCATGGCCTGCCGCACGATCCGTTCAATGCCATCGTCGGCCCGCGCCCCATCGGCTGGGTGGCCACGCACGACGAGGCAGGGCGGCTCAACCTGGCGCCGTACAGCTTCTTCAACGCCTTCAACTACACGCCGCCCATCGTCGGCTTCAGCAGCATCGGCTACAAGGATTCGGTGCGCAACGCCGAGCGCACGCGCCTGTTCACCTGGAACCTGGCCACGCGCCCGCTGGCCGAGGCCATGAACGCCACCTGCGCTGCCGTGCCGCCCGAGGTGAGCGAGTTCGAGCTGGCCGGGCTGACGCCGCGCGCCTCCACCCTCATCAGCGTGCCGCACGTGGCCGAGAGCCCGGTGAACTTCGAGTGCAAGGTCACGCAGATCGTGCGGCTGCAGACGGTGGACGCCACGCCGGTGGACACCTGGCTGGTGCTGGGCGAGGTGGTGGCCGTGCACATCGACAAGTCGCTGCTGGTGGGCGGCGTGTACGACACCGCCGCCGCCCGCCCCATCCTGCGCGGCGGCGGCCCGGCCGACTACTTCGAGATCACGCCCGAGGCGCTCTTCAAGATGCGGCGGCCGAAGTGA
- a CDS encoding Spy/CpxP family protein refolding chaperone encodes MKVWIQRTLAGVLGASVLLGGLSAFAAANGEPGRPGWGQHSPEERAAHQAKMLERIASRLQLDAAQKAKLDTLAATMKAQREAMGGAAGGPRAELQSLISGNSFDRNRAQVLLQQKTQALQTSGPQLINAMGDFYDSLRPEQQQQVRDFLNRRGGPRGHHGERGPRS; translated from the coding sequence ATGAAAGTCTGGATCCAACGTACTCTGGCCGGCGTGCTCGGCGCTTCGGTCCTCCTCGGTGGCCTGTCGGCCTTCGCGGCCGCCAACGGCGAGCCGGGCCGCCCCGGCTGGGGCCAGCACAGCCCTGAAGAACGCGCCGCGCACCAGGCGAAGATGCTGGAGCGCATCGCCAGCCGCCTGCAGCTGGACGCGGCGCAGAAGGCCAAGCTCGACACCCTGGCCGCCACGATGAAGGCCCAGCGCGAGGCCATGGGCGGGGCTGCCGGCGGCCCGCGCGCCGAGCTGCAGTCGCTGATCAGCGGCAACAGCTTCGACCGCAACCGCGCCCAGGTGCTGCTGCAGCAGAAGACGCAGGCCCTGCAGACCAGCGGCCCGCAGCTCATCAACGCGATGGGCGACTTCTACGACAGCCTGCGGCCCGAGCAGCAGCAGCAGGTGCGCGACTTCCTGAACCGCCGCGGCGGTCCGCGGGGCCACCATGGCGAGCGCGGCCCGCGCAGCTGA
- a CDS encoding response regulator transcription factor, translating to MRRLLLIDDDEQLAAPLAAFFRRFDCELVSATTPSAGLALLKEGGFDAAILDVMLPEMDGFELCRTIRKHSDLPIVMLTARGDVMDRVVGLELGADDYVPKPFEPRELLARLQTVWRRSGSRGTTAAAPAAGPRLMAFDGLSLDLDRRQALRQGELLDLTGTEFELLVMLAREPHKVFSRDEILERLRGHAAEDLLTRAVDILVSRLRKKLEPLDCIRTLRGVGYAFAAGPAA from the coding sequence ATGCGACGCCTGCTGCTGATCGACGATGACGAACAACTGGCCGCGCCCCTGGCGGCCTTTTTCCGCCGCTTCGACTGCGAGCTGGTGTCGGCCACCACACCCAGCGCCGGCCTGGCGCTGTTGAAGGAGGGCGGCTTCGATGCCGCCATCCTCGACGTGATGCTGCCGGAGATGGACGGCTTCGAGCTGTGCCGCACCATCCGCAAGCACAGCGACCTGCCCATCGTCATGCTCACCGCCCGCGGCGACGTGATGGACCGCGTGGTGGGCCTGGAGCTGGGCGCCGACGACTACGTGCCCAAGCCCTTCGAGCCACGCGAACTGCTGGCCCGCCTGCAGACGGTGTGGCGGCGCAGCGGCAGCCGCGGCACCACCGCAGCGGCGCCGGCCGCCGGCCCGCGGCTGATGGCCTTCGACGGCCTGAGCCTGGACCTGGACCGCCGCCAGGCGCTGCGTCAGGGCGAGCTGCTGGACCTCACCGGCACCGAGTTCGAGCTGCTGGTGATGCTGGCGCGCGAGCCGCACAAGGTGTTCAGCCGCGACGAGATCCTGGAGCGCCTGCGCGGCCATGCGGCCGAAGACCTGCTCACCCGCGCGGTGGACATCCTGGTGAGCCGGCTGCGCAAGAAGCTGGAGCCGCTGGACTGCATCCGCACGCTGCGGGGCGTGGGCTATGCCTTCGCCGCGGGGCCGGCTGCGTGA